One genomic segment of Brassica napus cultivar Da-Ae chromosome A3, Da-Ae, whole genome shotgun sequence includes these proteins:
- the LOC106442457 gene encoding vegetative cell wall protein gp1-like encodes MKSSMFLVAAAFLCLVIFPTITLGKDLRFWPNHIKGWPHPSDTYRNVMLTSTSHKFNYGDSKVWKCTYSNGSGPAISISPSIPSTPSTPSPSTPSASPPTPKTSPPPPPIPKISPTPSTPSPPPPTPSLPPPTPKISPTPSTPSPPPPTPSLPPPTPKISTLPPTPSPQPSTPKISLPPPTPSLPSPTIKIFSPSPTPSPAPPSPKISPTPTPAPTPSLPSPTLKIFPPSPTPSPGPPTPKISPPPTRTTSTPSPPTPKMASLPPTPSPLPTPKISPPPPTPSLATPTPKKSPSPPPPTPSLPPPTPKKSPSPPPPSGGDGSSSPSEPSNPPPEHHHHHHHQSPLEHFGSCVRNMGPVGECRGQMAFSFYTRMFQVSDYCCNLVVNMKNECEDAIWGYFTDPYFVSLVRFTCHIMY; translated from the coding sequence ATGAAAAGCTCCATGTTCCTCGTGGCAGCAGCTTTCCTCTGCCTCGTAATTTTTCCGACCATAACCTTAGGAAAAGACCTGAGATTCTGGCCAAACCACATCAAAGGATGGCCACATCCGTCGGATACCTACAGAAACGTAATGTTAACGAGCACTTCCCATAAATTTAACTATGGAGATTCCAAAGTCTGGAAATGTACTTATAGCAACGGATCTGGTCCAGCCATTTCCATTTCTCCGTCAATACCGTCAACACCATCAACACCGTCACCGTCAACACCGTCAGCTTCGCCTCCTACTCCCAAAACGTCTCCTCCTCCGCCTCCAATTCCCAAAATATCTCCAACCCCGTCAACACCATCTCCTCCTCCACCTACACCATCTCTTCCCCCTCCAACTCCCAAAATATCTCCAACCCCGTCAACACCATCTCCTCCTCCACCTACACCATCTCTTCCCCCCCCAACTCCCAAAATATCTACACTGCCGCCAACACCATCTCCTCAGCCTTCAACTCCCAAAATATCTCTACCGCCGCCAACACCATCTCTTCCGTCTCCAACTATCAAAATATTTTCACCGTCGCCTACACCATCTCCTGCGCCTCCATCTCCCAAAATATCTCCAACACCAACACCAGCACCAACACCATCTCTTCCGTCTCCAACTCTCAAAATATTTCCACCGTCGCCTACACCATCTCCTGGGCCTCCAACACCCAAAATATCGCCCCCGCCAACACGAACAACTAGTACACCTTCGCCTCCAACACCCAAAATGGCTTCCCTGCCACCTACACCATCTCCTCTTCCAACTCCCAAAATATCTCCACCCCCACCAACACCGTCTCTTGCGACTCCAACTCCAAAGAAGTCTCCATCTCCACCGCCACCAACACCATCTCTTCCGCCTCCAACTCCCAAGAAGTCTccatctcctccaccaccaagCGGTGGTGATGGCTCATCGTCTCCTAGCGAGCCATCAAATCCACCTCCggaacatcatcatcatcatcaccatcagaGTCCATTGGAACACTTTGGAAGTTGTGTGAGAAACATGGGACCTGTTGGAGAATGTCGTGGGCAGATGGCGTTTAGTTTCTACACGAGGATGTTTCAAGTCAGTGATTATTGTTGCAATCTTGTCGTCAACATGAAAAATGAATGCGAAGATGCCATTTGGGGATATTTCACCGATCCCTACTTTGTTTCTCTAGTTCGTTTCACTTGTCACATCAtgtactag
- the LOC106444310 gene encoding nodulation protein H, which yields MAEFICLFGKDSASIVIKQPKKSPLFLRMIVLVFAMVCGLYICSVCLKQFSFQTAQLVPNPVGSHSSHVLTRIHYPKPQTFNRAECGHNPVRFFVILSMQRSGSGWFETLLNSHDNVSSNGEIFSVLERRKNVSSIVETLDRVYNLDWFTSASKNECSAAIGFKWMLNQGLLANHVEIVDYFNRRGVSAIFLFRRNPLRRMVSLLANSYDRYAKLLSGTHKSHVHSPEEADALSRYKPVINSTSLIHDLQETESLAAKALEYFNTTSHMVVFYEDLIANRTRLKEVQEFLSIPVKDLSSRQVKIHRGDLSDHIKNWEDINKTLNGTEYEKFLRADY from the exons ATGGCGGAGTTCATCTGTTTATTCGGAAag GACAGTGCATCGATTGTAATAAAGCAACCAAAGAAGTCGCCTCTGTTCTTAAGAATGATAGTCTTAGTGTTTGCAATGGTCTGTGGTCTCTACATTTGCTCTGTTTGCTTAAAACAGTTTAGTTTCCAAACCGCCCAGCTTGTTCCAAATCCTGTTGGTTCTCACTCATCACACGTTCTCACTCGGATTCATTACCCAAAGCCACAGACTTTTAATCG AGCTGAATGTGGGCACAATCCAGTAAGGTTCTTTGTGATACTCTCGATGCAGAGATCAGGAAGCGGTTGGTTCGAAACGTTGTTGAACAGTCACGACAACGTGAGTTCCAACGGAGAGATCTTCTCTGTTCTGGAACGAAGAAAGAACGTTTCCTCCATCGTTGAGACTCTCGATAGAGTTTATAATCTTGATTGGTTCACGAGCGCTTCGAAGAACGAATGCTCTGCAGCGATTGGGTTCAAATGGATGCTTAACCAAGGCTTGTTAGCTAACCATGTGGAGATTGTGGATTACTTTAACCGGAGAGGCGTCTCGGCTATATTCTTGTTCAGAAGGAATCCTCTGAGGAGAATGGTTTCTCTGTTGGCAAACTCTTATGACCGTTACGCTAAGCTGTTGAGTGGAACTCACAAGTCTCATGTTCATTCTCCTGAAgag GCAGATGCACTTTCTAGGTACAAGCCTGTGATCAACTCGACGTCGTTGATCCATGATTTACAAGAAACAGAGAGTTTAGCTGCAAAGGCTTTGGAGTATTTCAATACCACTAGTCATATGGTTGTTTTCTATGAAGATCTGATAGCAAATCGAACG AGGTTGAAGGAAGTTCAGGAGTTTTTGAGCATTCCTGTGAAGGATTTGTCAAGCAGACAGGTGAAAATACACAGAGGAGATTTGTCGGATCATATCAAGAATTGGGAAGATATAAACAAGACATTGAATGGGACTGAGTACGAGAAGTTTCTACGGGCAGATTACTAG
- the LOC125607194 gene encoding uncharacterized protein LOC125607194 has product MDLGIPIESLVSDCLVNGNWTLSHPRSERQVQLHIYISTITLSQGNDKIIWRVDGLPREKFISKEIWNYTRQRKHPCSWASLVWHPAAVPKHAINSWLFILNRNPTMDRLLSWGLDVEGICLLCGTHQESRNHLFFECAFSAEVWRAALLHLRVYNAPTSWESVIDWLSAFSGDRQHKLVVLQIWQGCLYEIWKERNSRFHLGTSVLPSKISDGVIRIARSKAVALKNSGRQLGTDLVSFWSVA; this is encoded by the coding sequence ATGGATCTAGGGATCCCAATTGAGTCACTTGTAAGTGACTGTTTAGTAAATGGTAACTGGACTTTGTCTCATCCGCGTTCCGAAAGACAGGTGCAGTTACACATTTATATCTCTACCATAACTCTGAGCCAGGGGAATGATAAGATTATCTGGAGAGTTGATGGTCTTCCTAGGGAAAAATTTATTTCAAAGGAGATTTGGAACTATACAAGGCAGAGGAAACATCCATGTTCATGGGCGTCTTTGGTGTGGCACCCAGCAGCGGTTCCTAAACATGCCATAAACTCTTGGCTCTTCATACTAAATCGCAATCCCACAATGGACAGATTATTATCGTGGGGTCTGGATGTTGAAGGGATTTGTTTGCTATGTGGAACTCATCAAGAATCAAGGaatcatttgttttttgaatgtgCTTTCTCAGCGGAGGTTTGGAGAGCGGCTTTGCTTCACTTGCGCGTTTATAATGCTCCTACAAGTTGGGAAAGTGTTATTGATTGGCTGTCGGCTTTCTCAGGGGATAGACAGCACAAACTGGTTGTATTGCAGATATGGCAAGGATGTCTGTATGAAATTTGGAAGGAACGGAATTCTCGGTTTCATTTAGGAACTAGTGTCCTCCCTTCCAAGATATCTGATGGAGTCATTCGTATTGCAAGGTCCAAGGCTGTTGCTTTAAAGAATTCTGGAAGGCAGTTGGGAACTGATCTCGTCTCTTTCTGGTCTGTGGCTTAA
- the LOC106444311 gene encoding cyclin-dependent kinase inhibitor 2 encodes MAGGNVSVRGRRRELDVSEENEANTTPKRRKLEVDVESRIVFSPCVQSTSRGGTVVRNSAGASETSVVIVRRRESPVDEQCQIPSSVSCCSSNGSEEKTKRRIEFVDLEEDDDGDLDQTVTSWIYDNFNNTRRDMQHEDSTAMEVQEVECRRRLKMKKSRETVKEAELEDFFQAAEKDVRNNKMLECSWKYNFDFKKDEPLGGRYEWVKLNP; translated from the exons ATGGCGGGGGGAAATGTAAGTGTGAGAGGTAGGAGAAGAGAACTAGATGTGTCCGAAGAAAATGAAGCGAATACTACACCGAAACGAAGGAAGCTGGAAGTAGATGTAGAATCTAGGATTGTCTTTTCTCCGTGTGTACAGTCAACGAGTCGTGGTGGAACCGTGGTGAGAAACTCGGCTGGTGCGTCGGAGACAAGCGTCGTTATTGTTCGAAGGAGAGAATCTCCCGTCGACGAACAGTGTCAGATTCCTAGCTCGGTTTCTTGCTGTTCAAGTAATGGATCCGAAGAGAAAACGAAACGGAGGATAGAGTTTGTAGATCTTGAG GAAGATGACGATGGTGATCTTGATCAAACCGTAACATCGTGGATTTATGATAACTTCAACAACACGAG GAGAGATATGCAACACGAGGATTCGACGGCTATGGAGGTCCAAGAGGTCGAGTGTCGCCGTCGgttaaagatgaagaagagccGTGAGACGGTGAAGGAAGCCGAGCTGGAAGATTTTTTTCAGGCGGCGGAGAAAGATGTCAGGAATAATAAGATGTTGGAATGTTCTTGGAA GTATAATTTCGATTTTAAGAAAGATGAGCCACTTGGTGGACGGTACGAGTGGGTAAAGTTGAATCCATGA
- the LOC106444312 gene encoding UDP-glycosyltransferase 72E1-like, whose translation MEAMQTTKPHAAMFASPGMGHVIPVIELAKRLAGSHGFHITIFVLEADAASVQSQFLNSPGCVANLFDVVGLPSPDISGMVDPSAFFGIKLLIMMRETVPILREKIAEMKHKPTALIVDVLGLYALRLGEEFNMLTYVFIASNARFLAVAMYFPTLDKDVEEEHIIKKKPLALPGCEPVRFEDTLEPFRDRKDPNYQECVPLGLLYPTADGLIVNTWDDMEPKTLRSLQDPKLLGRIACVPVYPIGPLCRPVDPSKTNHPVLDWLNKQPDESVLYISFGSGGSLSAKQLTELAWGLELSQQRFVWVVRPPVDGLPCSAYFSVNNSGIQDGTPDYLPEEFVSRTHERGLVVPSWAPQAEILAHKAVGGFLTHCGWNSILESVVNGVPMIAWPLFADQKLNATLLNEELGIAVRSKKLPSEEMTSRVEIEALVRRVMVGEEGCKMRDMVKKLKITAAEAVSCDGGSAHKSLLGVAQQCQRLLDRASGMARGA comes from the coding sequence ATGGAGGCTATGCAGACTACAAAACCACACGCCGCCATGTTCGCCAGCCCAGGAATGGGCCACGTCATCCCGGTGATCGAACTCGCAAAACGCTTAGCTGGATCCCACGGCTTCCACATCACCATCTTCGTCCTTGAAGCCGACGCAGCCTCCGTTCAATCCCAGTTTCTCAACTCACCTGGCTGCGTTGCCAACCTTTTTGACGTTGTCGGCCTCCCGTCTCCGGACATCTCTGGCATGGTTGACCCGTCAGCCTTTTTCGGGATCAAGCTGTTGATCATGATGCGTGAGACTGTTCCCATCCTCCGAGAAAAGATCGCTGAGATGAAGCACAAACCAACGGCTCTTATCGTAGACGTGCTTGGCCTGTACGCATTACGGCTCGGTGAAGAGTTCAACATGTTGACTTATGTCTTCATCGCTTCAAACGCACGTTTCCTCGCGGTGGCTATGTACTTCCCAACACTGGACAAAGACGTGGAAGAAGAGcacataataaaaaagaaacccTTAGCTCTACCGGGATGTGAACCGGTTCGGTTTGAGGACACTCTTGAACCGTTTCGTGACCGGAAGGACCCGAATTACCAGGAATGTGTTCCTCTTGGTTTGTTGTACCCAACGGCTGATGGGTTAATTGTGAATACATGGGATGATATGGAGCCCAAAACCCTGAGGTCACTTCAAGACCCAAAGCTCCTTGGTCGGATTGCTTGTGTTCCGGTTTATCCAATTGGTCCTTTATGCAGACCGGTTGATCCATCTAAAACCAATCATCCGGTTTTGGATTGGTTAAACAAACAACCGGACGAGTCAGTGCTTTACATTTCATTTGGAAGTGGCGGATCTCTCTCGGCTAAACAACTAACTGAACTGGCTTGGGGGCTTGAACTAAGTCAGCAACGGTTTGTTTGGGTGGTCCGACCACCAGTGGACGGTTTGCCTTGCAGCGCTTATTTCTCGGTTAACAATAGTGGAATACAAGACGGCACGCCAGATTATCTACCAGAAGAGTTCGTTAGTCGAACTCATGAGAGAGGCCTTGTAGTCCCTTCATGGGCCCCGCAGGCTGAGATCCTGGCGCACAAGGCTGTTGGTGGGTTCTTGACTCATTGTGGTTGGAACTCGATTCTAGAGAGCGTTGTTAACGGTGTTCCAATGATTGCTTGGCCGCTTTTTGCGGACCAGAAGCTGAATGCAACACTGCTTAATGAAGAGCTTGGAATCGCCGTCCGGTCTAAGAAACTGCCGTCTGAAGAGATGACTTCAAGGGTAGAAATCGAGGCGTTGGTGAGGAGGGTTATGGTAGGAGAGGAAGGTTGTAAGATGAGAGATATGGTGAAGAAGCTGAAAATCACAGCAGCTGAGGCGGTGAGTTGTGACGGTGGATCGGCGCACAAATCTCTGTTAGGAGTTGCACAGCAGTGCCAGCGCCTTTTGGACCGAGCCAGTGGGATGGCACGTGGTGCCTAA